In a genomic window of Thermosynechococcus sp. CL-1:
- the purL gene encoding phosphoribosylformylglycinamidine synthase subunit PurL gives MSQPPLVTEAEIAAAGLKPQEYTEIIRRLGRHPNRAELGMFGVMWSEHCCYKNSRPLLKQFPTQGARVLVGPGENAGVVDLGDGLRLAFKIESHNHPSAIEPFQGAATGVGGILRDIFTMGARPIALLNALRFGDLKEAKTQQLVKGVVAGIAHYGNCVGVPTVGGEVYFDPCYAGNPLVNAMALGLMETPEIVKSAASGIGNPVLYVGSTTGRDGMGGASFASTELTDESMSDRPAVQVGDPFMEKCLIEACLEAFQTGAVVAAQDMGAAGLTCSTAEMAAKGGVGIELDLDKVPVREQGMVPYEFLLSESQERMLFVAAQGREAELIEIFHRWGLQAVVVGRVIAEPLVRVLYRGEVAAEVPARALAEDTPVYERQCPSEPPVYVQQARQWSVDQLALPARSPAEILLTLLATPSIASKAWVYRQYDHEVQNNTLVFPGDADAAVIRLRGTPKGIAATVDCPSRYVYLDPYEGGKAAVAEAARNLSCVGAEPLAVTDNLNFGSPETPVGYWQLTHACRGLAEACRALQTPVTGGNVSLYNETIDSNGQPQPIYPTPVVGMVGLIPDLQRVVGQGWRSPGDAIYLLGLPLTTPLSDPRLSLGGSEYLAQIHGLVAGRPPQIDLDLEQRVQAVCRYGIQQGWVASAHDLSEGGLAVALAESCLSGQRGATIQLPAGTYPRWDVLLFAEGGARILVSVPPTAQTVWETYVQAQLPNAWTRLGVVNGEHTELCIDTCDNSPLIKVTIKELGIAWRSPLPKYLD, from the coding sequence ATGAGCCAACCCCCCCTCGTCACTGAGGCTGAGATTGCTGCTGCAGGCCTCAAGCCCCAAGAGTACACCGAAATTATCCGCCGCCTTGGCCGCCATCCCAACCGCGCGGAATTGGGCATGTTTGGGGTGATGTGGTCAGAGCATTGCTGCTACAAAAACTCCCGTCCCCTGCTCAAGCAGTTTCCCACCCAAGGGGCACGGGTACTGGTCGGTCCCGGTGAGAATGCCGGCGTCGTGGACTTAGGGGATGGCTTGCGCCTTGCCTTTAAGATTGAGTCCCACAATCATCCCTCGGCCATTGAACCCTTTCAGGGGGCAGCGACCGGCGTGGGGGGGATTCTGCGGGATATTTTCACGATGGGGGCGCGTCCCATTGCCCTGCTGAACGCCCTGCGCTTTGGCGATCTCAAGGAAGCCAAAACCCAACAATTGGTGAAAGGAGTCGTGGCGGGTATTGCCCACTATGGCAACTGTGTCGGTGTGCCCACAGTGGGGGGCGAGGTCTATTTTGACCCTTGCTATGCCGGTAACCCCTTGGTGAATGCCATGGCCTTGGGCCTCATGGAAACCCCAGAAATTGTTAAATCGGCAGCCAGTGGCATTGGCAATCCGGTGCTGTATGTGGGCTCTACAACGGGTCGTGATGGCATGGGAGGGGCTAGTTTTGCCAGTACCGAACTCACTGATGAATCAATGAGCGATCGCCCCGCCGTCCAAGTGGGGGATCCCTTCATGGAAAAATGCCTCATTGAAGCCTGTCTGGAAGCCTTTCAAACGGGGGCAGTGGTGGCCGCCCAAGATATGGGGGCAGCGGGCTTGACCTGCTCGACTGCGGAAATGGCTGCCAAAGGCGGTGTTGGTATTGAACTGGACTTGGACAAAGTGCCCGTACGGGAACAGGGGATGGTGCCCTACGAGTTTCTCCTTTCGGAATCCCAAGAACGGATGCTCTTTGTGGCGGCGCAAGGGCGGGAAGCGGAACTCATTGAGATTTTCCATCGTTGGGGCTTGCAGGCAGTGGTTGTGGGTCGCGTCATTGCTGAACCGCTGGTGCGGGTGCTTTACCGGGGCGAGGTGGCCGCAGAGGTGCCTGCCCGTGCCCTAGCGGAAGATACCCCTGTCTATGAGCGGCAGTGTCCCAGTGAGCCACCTGTCTATGTCCAACAGGCGCGGCAATGGTCGGTGGATCAATTGGCGTTACCGGCGCGATCGCCCGCGGAGATTTTGCTCACTCTTCTCGCCACCCCCAGTATTGCCTCTAAAGCATGGGTCTATCGTCAGTACGATCACGAGGTGCAAAACAACACCCTCGTCTTCCCCGGTGATGCTGATGCAGCGGTGATTCGCCTGCGGGGTACCCCAAAAGGGATTGCAGCAACCGTGGATTGTCCCAGCCGCTATGTGTATCTGGATCCCTACGAAGGCGGCAAAGCAGCCGTGGCCGAAGCGGCTCGTAATCTGAGTTGTGTTGGAGCAGAACCTCTGGCCGTTACCGATAACCTTAACTTTGGCAGTCCCGAAACGCCCGTGGGTTACTGGCAGTTGACCCATGCCTGTCGGGGTCTGGCCGAGGCTTGTCGTGCCCTACAAACGCCGGTCACCGGGGGCAATGTCTCCCTCTACAACGAAACGATTGATAGCAACGGCCAACCACAGCCGATTTATCCGACCCCCGTGGTGGGGATGGTGGGGTTGATTCCCGATTTGCAGCGGGTTGTCGGTCAGGGCTGGCGATCGCCCGGAGATGCCATTTACCTATTGGGGTTGCCTCTGACCACGCCCTTGAGTGATCCGCGCCTGAGCCTCGGTGGGTCGGAATACCTTGCCCAGATCCATGGCCTTGTGGCGGGGCGTCCACCTCAGATTGATTTAGACCTAGAGCAGCGAGTGCAGGCGGTGTGTCGCTATGGCATTCAGCAGGGGTGGGTTGCCAGTGCCCACGATCTCAGCGAGGGGGGCTTGGCCGTGGCCTTGGCGGAAAGCTGTCTCAGTGGCCAACGGGGGGCAACGATTCAATTGCCAGCGGGCACCTATCCGCGGTGGGATGTGCTGCTGTTTGCTGAAGGGGGGGCGCGCATTCTGGTTTCGGTGCCGCCAACGGCACAGACGGTGTGGGAAACCTATGTGCAGGCGCAACTGCCCAATGCTTGGACACGCCTAGGGGTTGTTAATGGTGAACATACAGAACTGTGTATTGACACCTGTGACAATTCTCCGCTTATCAAGGTTACGATAAAAGAGTTAGGTATTGCTTGGCGATCGCCCCTGCCGAAGTATTTGGACTAA
- a CDS encoding GNAT family N-acetyltransferase — protein MSFWKSLFNSQPTASTTTTSPSLGSQVERDNGSESQIIFSKEKDIDVYELEELCDAVGWSRRPIRKVKKAIQHSFLVISMWEQRGAYRRLIGFSRATSDHAFNATIWDVVVHPEFQGRGLGKELMRQIIKELRSEDISNITLFADPHVVDFYRQLGFRPDPEGIKGMFWYPNSR, from the coding sequence ATGAGCTTCTGGAAATCGCTGTTCAATTCGCAACCGACTGCCAGCACCACCACGACGTCCCCTAGTTTAGGTTCTCAGGTAGAGCGGGACAATGGCAGCGAAAGCCAAATTATTTTCAGCAAAGAAAAAGATATTGATGTCTATGAACTCGAAGAACTTTGTGATGCCGTGGGCTGGTCGCGCCGTCCCATTCGCAAGGTGAAAAAAGCAATTCAGCATAGCTTTTTGGTGATCTCGATGTGGGAGCAGCGGGGTGCCTATCGTCGTCTGATTGGCTTTTCCCGTGCTACCTCTGACCATGCCTTTAATGCCACGATTTGGGATGTGGTCGTGCATCCAGAATTTCAAGGGCGGGGTCTGGGCAAAGAATTAATGCGGCAGATAATCAAAGAACTGCGCAGCGAGGACATCAGCAACATTACCCTCTTTGCCGATCCCCATGTGGTGGACTTCTACCGTCAGTTGGGTTTTCGCCCGGATCCCGAGGGGATTAAGGGGATGTTTTGGTACCCCAATTCCCGCTAG
- a CDS encoding Ppx/GppA phosphatase family protein, whose translation MAAEQHLHLWRAVNLSDRILAAIDVGTNSIHMVVVQIQPSLPSFKIIAAEKDMVRLGERCQITGQLTEEAMNRAIATLRRCRELATGLKAEEIIGVATSAVREAPNGREFLERVKEETGLTIDLISGEEEARRIYLGVLSGLEFNGKPHIIIDIGGGSTELILGDGHEPRYLSSTKVGAVRLTDLFVKSDPISDQDYAALRAYVRGMLDRAVEDLRQQLSPHEKPQLVGTSGTIESLMMIHTCDRLGACPPSLRGYELTLGDLKALVAKLRRLNFNQRCQLLGMSERRAEIIVAGAVILAEAMEMLDQTSLITCDRALREGIIVDWMLTHGLIEDRLRYQSSVRQRSTYSLAQKFHVNLASSERVANFALTLFDRTQGVLHNWTEAERELLWAAAILHNAGHYVSHSAHHKHSYYLVRHGGLLGYTDTEIEIIANLCRYHRKSPPKKKHENFRQLVGRRERQIVEQLSAILRLASALDRRQIGAVDHITCEWHASQREFCVQVHPADPSDRCELEIWSVNYKKEPFESQFGVSLKVELVPTSSTALATAVNY comes from the coding sequence ATGGCTGCTGAACAACATCTCCACCTGTGGCGAGCAGTGAATCTCAGCGATCGCATTCTGGCGGCCATTGATGTCGGGACAAACTCAATTCACATGGTGGTGGTGCAAATTCAGCCCAGTTTACCCAGCTTCAAAATCATTGCTGCCGAAAAAGATATGGTGCGGCTGGGGGAACGCTGCCAAATTACCGGCCAACTGACGGAAGAGGCCATGAATCGGGCGATCGCCACCCTGCGCCGCTGTCGCGAATTGGCCACGGGTCTCAAGGCGGAAGAAATTATTGGCGTGGCCACCAGTGCGGTGCGCGAAGCCCCCAATGGTCGCGAGTTTTTAGAGCGGGTCAAGGAAGAGACCGGCCTGACCATTGATCTAATTTCCGGCGAAGAGGAAGCGCGGCGCATCTACTTGGGGGTGCTCTCGGGGCTAGAATTCAACGGCAAGCCCCACATCATCATTGACATTGGCGGTGGCTCCACAGAGTTAATCTTGGGGGATGGTCATGAACCCCGCTACCTCAGCAGCACCAAAGTGGGGGCAGTACGCCTGACGGACCTATTTGTCAAAAGCGATCCCATTAGCGATCAGGACTACGCGGCCCTGCGCGCCTATGTACGGGGAATGTTGGATCGTGCCGTTGAAGACCTGCGGCAGCAGCTCAGCCCCCATGAAAAACCGCAATTGGTGGGTACCTCAGGCACGATTGAAAGCCTGATGATGATTCACACCTGCGATCGCCTTGGTGCTTGTCCCCCCTCCCTACGCGGCTATGAACTGACGCTAGGGGACTTAAAGGCACTTGTGGCCAAATTGCGGCGACTAAACTTTAACCAGCGCTGTCAACTCTTGGGGATGTCGGAGCGGCGCGCTGAAATTATTGTTGCAGGGGCAGTGATTCTCGCTGAGGCCATGGAGATGCTGGACCAAACCAGCCTGATCACCTGCGATCGCGCCCTGCGGGAAGGCATCATTGTGGACTGGATGCTCACCCACGGCCTGATTGAAGACCGCCTCCGCTATCAAAGCTCGGTGCGTCAGCGCAGTACCTACAGTTTGGCGCAAAAGTTCCATGTCAATCTTGCCAGCAGTGAACGGGTGGCCAATTTTGCCCTAACGCTCTTTGATCGCACCCAAGGGGTGCTCCACAACTGGACAGAAGCGGAACGGGAACTCCTCTGGGCAGCGGCAATCCTCCACAATGCTGGCCACTACGTTAGCCATTCTGCCCACCACAAACATTCCTACTACCTTGTGCGCCATGGGGGGCTGCTCGGCTACACCGATACGGAAATTGAGATCATTGCCAACCTCTGTCGCTATCACCGCAAAAGCCCCCCCAAGAAAAAGCATGAGAACTTCCGCCAATTGGTGGGACGGCGAGAACGGCAAATTGTCGAGCAACTGAGTGCCATTCTACGGTTGGCCTCAGCGTTGGATCGGCGGCAAATCGGGGCCGTGGATCACATTACCTGTGAGTGGCACGCTTCCCAGCGGGAGTTTTGTGTGCAGGTGCACCCGGCAGATCCTAGCGATCGCTGTGAGTTGGAAATTTGGAGTGTCAACTACAAAAAAGAACCCTTTGAAAGCCAATTTGGCGTCAGTTTGAAGGTGGAATTAGTGCCCACCAGCAGTACGGCTCTAGCCACAGCAGTCAACTACTAA
- a CDS encoding branched-chain amino acid ABC transporter permease, producing the protein MVTSGLQVLVDGLATGSVYAIFALGYTLVFSILGIINFAHGAVFAIGAYLTYALLGGRFGFNGLLANGQLPVALPFALALVLSALGCGLLGVGIDWVVFRPLRQQRADTLLTVVASLGAAVLLTNLIQYLVGAEVYTYPDQLWGGLPLTLRLGDIALRTSQFVIFAVAVVLMIALTYWVKGTRMGKGLQAVAENPTAATLLGIDSDRIIQVTFFVSSALAAVAGTLVALSVGITGPQFGVIFGLKGLAVIVLGGLGSLPGTMLAGFLLGLVEAMVPAAASGFRDAAAFAILFLVLLVRPQGLLGQPPVEKV; encoded by the coding sequence GTGGTAACAAGCGGCCTGCAAGTCCTTGTGGATGGATTGGCCACAGGGAGTGTTTATGCCATCTTTGCCCTCGGCTATACCCTTGTCTTCTCGATTTTGGGCATCATCAACTTTGCCCACGGTGCTGTTTTTGCTATTGGCGCTTATCTCACCTATGCCCTCTTAGGGGGACGCTTTGGCTTTAATGGTCTGTTGGCCAATGGACAGCTTCCCGTTGCCTTACCCTTTGCGCTGGCCTTAGTTCTCAGTGCCCTTGGCTGTGGCCTGTTGGGGGTTGGCATTGATTGGGTCGTCTTTCGACCCCTGCGGCAACAGCGCGCCGATACCCTCTTGACCGTGGTGGCCAGCCTTGGGGCGGCTGTTCTCCTCACCAACCTGATCCAGTATTTGGTGGGTGCCGAAGTCTATACCTATCCCGATCAACTCTGGGGGGGATTGCCCCTCACCCTGCGATTGGGGGACATTGCCCTGCGCACTAGTCAATTTGTCATCTTTGCCGTGGCCGTGGTTTTGATGATTGCCCTGACCTATTGGGTCAAAGGGACGCGCATGGGGAAAGGATTGCAAGCGGTGGCCGAAAATCCGACTGCCGCGACATTACTGGGCATTGATAGCGATCGCATTATTCAAGTGACGTTTTTTGTCAGCAGTGCTTTGGCTGCCGTTGCTGGTACCCTCGTCGCCCTGAGTGTCGGGATTACGGGGCCGCAGTTTGGCGTGATCTTTGGTCTTAAGGGGTTAGCGGTGATTGTTCTGGGGGGTCTAGGGAGCTTACCGGGGACAATGTTGGCGGGCTTTTTGCTGGGACTAGTGGAGGCAATGGTGCCTGCCGCTGCTTCGGGGTTTCGGGATGCTGCGGCCTTTGCGATTCTCTTTCTGGTGCTGCTTGTGCGTCCCCAAGGGCTGTTGGGGCAGCCCCCAGTGGAAAAAGTTTAA
- the gcvH gene encoding glycine cleavage system protein GcvH, which translates to MTLTYPDDLQYLDSHEYLRLEGDTATLGISAFAVDQLGDIVFVELPAVGDVLKPGERFGTIESVKAVEDLYAPLAGTVIEVNQAVLDNPEQIAADPYGEGWLVKVQVSTPPTGLLSAADYRALVEGA; encoded by the coding sequence ATGACGCTCACCTACCCTGACGACCTGCAATATCTCGACAGCCATGAGTACCTGCGCCTTGAGGGCGATACAGCCACCCTCGGCATTAGTGCCTTTGCCGTCGATCAACTGGGGGATATTGTCTTTGTTGAGTTGCCTGCCGTTGGCGATGTCCTAAAACCCGGCGAACGCTTTGGCACCATTGAGTCGGTCAAGGCCGTTGAGGATCTCTATGCACCCCTCGCAGGAACCGTGATTGAGGTCAATCAAGCAGTCCTTGACAACCCCGAGCAAATTGCTGCGGATCCCTATGGGGAGGGGTGGTTGGTGAAGGTGCAAGTCAGTACCCCCCCTACGGGACTCCTCTCAGCAGCGGATTATCGTGCCCTTGTGGAAGGAGCGTAG
- the def gene encoding peptide deformylase, giving the protein MATSLAVEKKKLKNPPLQLHYLGDRVLRQPAKRVSKVDDSIRDIVRKMLQTMYSADGIGLAAPQVGINKQILVIDIHPDDPEAEPLVMINPVIKDFSEDLEVCQEGCLSIPGVYLEVRRPAMVEVAYKDEWGRPQVIMAGGLLARAIQHEIDHLTGVMFVDRVENQALLRHELKEHGFTASAVRPIAA; this is encoded by the coding sequence ATGGCTACCTCTCTGGCTGTTGAAAAGAAAAAGTTAAAAAATCCGCCCCTGCAATTGCACTATTTGGGCGATCGCGTGCTGCGTCAACCCGCCAAACGGGTCAGCAAAGTGGATGACAGTATCCGCGATATTGTGCGGAAAATGCTGCAAACCATGTACAGTGCCGATGGCATTGGCTTGGCGGCACCCCAGGTGGGCATCAATAAGCAAATTCTTGTCATTGATATTCATCCCGATGACCCCGAGGCAGAACCGTTGGTGATGATTAACCCGGTCATTAAGGACTTCAGTGAAGACCTTGAAGTCTGCCAAGAGGGCTGCCTGAGTATTCCGGGGGTGTACCTAGAGGTGCGTCGTCCGGCCATGGTGGAGGTGGCCTACAAAGATGAGTGGGGGCGTCCCCAAGTGATCATGGCGGGTGGGCTACTGGCGCGGGCGATCCAGCATGAAATTGATCACCTGACGGGGGTGATGTTTGTGGATCGCGTCGAGAACCAAGCCCTACTGCGCCACGAACTCAAAGAGCATGGATTTACCGCCAGTGCCGTGCGTCCCATTGCTGCCTAA
- a CDS encoding LapA family protein produces MRQLNFLMIFVIGLGLVLFSIQNTEPVSIKFFEGKVIQAPLCIELIVAMGIGAVFAWVFNVWVQVQRIFTIRVEMEARDEQIAHLEEDVERYKAALEEQQRLLPSVSSASTEK; encoded by the coding sequence ATGCGACAACTGAACTTCTTGATGATATTTGTCATTGGCTTGGGCTTAGTTCTCTTTAGTATTCAAAATACCGAACCCGTTAGTATTAAGTTCTTTGAAGGGAAAGTGATTCAAGCCCCATTGTGCATTGAACTCATCGTGGCCATGGGCATTGGTGCCGTCTTTGCTTGGGTCTTTAACGTCTGGGTACAGGTGCAGCGCATCTTTACGATTCGCGTGGAAATGGAAGCCCGCGATGAGCAAATTGCCCACCTTGAGGAGGATGTGGAACGCTACAAAGCTGCCCTTGAGGAGCAACAACGCCTCCTGCCCAGTGTCAGCAGTGCCTCGACGGAAAAGTAG
- a CDS encoding aldose epimerase gives MVMPYTLHAERTRVEVIPERGGLISRWQWQGHELLYLDRERFANPQLSVRGGIPILFPICGNLPEDTFHHNGQTYHLKQHGFARDLPWQVLDQQEHLLKLGLQDTPATRQVYPFAFHLTLTYTLAADALAIALEVANPGDTPLPFSFGLHPYFAVADKQQLQFDLPIHAMVDQKTQQPLTFSGTFDWHAAELDLACRPLTGQVARVCDLQQQYCLTLRYDTAFTTLVFWTVQGKPYYCLEPWTAPRNALNTGVDLLHVPPQKHLTLGVEIAVAPL, from the coding sequence ATGGTAATGCCCTATACTCTCCACGCCGAACGTACTCGCGTTGAAGTGATTCCAGAGCGCGGTGGCCTGATTAGCCGCTGGCAGTGGCAAGGTCATGAGCTGCTGTACTTGGATCGGGAGCGCTTTGCCAACCCGCAGTTAAGCGTGCGTGGCGGTATTCCCATTCTCTTTCCCATTTGTGGCAATTTGCCCGAGGATACGTTTCACCACAATGGCCAAACCTATCACCTCAAGCAGCATGGCTTTGCACGGGATTTGCCATGGCAGGTGTTAGATCAGCAGGAACATCTCTTGAAGCTGGGATTGCAGGATACGCCAGCCACGCGCCAAGTCTATCCCTTTGCCTTTCATCTGACCTTAACCTACACCCTTGCTGCTGATGCCTTGGCGATCGCCCTTGAGGTGGCTAACCCCGGTGACACCCCCTTGCCCTTTAGCTTTGGCTTACATCCCTACTTTGCCGTTGCTGACAAGCAGCAATTGCAGTTTGACCTGCCAATCCATGCCATGGTGGATCAGAAAACGCAACAACCCCTCACCTTTAGCGGCACGTTTGACTGGCATGCGGCAGAACTGGATTTGGCCTGTCGTCCCCTCACGGGTCAAGTGGCTCGCGTCTGTGATCTGCAACAACAGTACTGCCTGACGCTGCGCTACGATACAGCGTTTACAACCCTCGTTTTTTGGACGGTTCAGGGCAAACCCTACTACTGTCTAGAACCTTGGACTGCCCCCCGCAATGCCTTGAATACGGGGGTAGATCTCCTGCACGTGCCACCACAGAAGCACCTTACCCTTGGCGTCGAGATTGCTGTTGCCCCCCTTTAG